The Lycium ferocissimum isolate CSIRO_LF1 chromosome 10, AGI_CSIRO_Lferr_CH_V1, whole genome shotgun sequence genome window below encodes:
- the LOC132035157 gene encoding uncharacterized protein LOC132035157 → MWRSISNAITSFGQKKECGEPSRACHECSDEDDAYSNVSTEEGLECPICWESFNIVENVPYVLWCGHTLCKNCLLGLKPASWKFSTQQVQIPLFISCPWCNMLTFRLPFNGNLKFPSKNFFLLWMVESRNGDRVKSPSSICRDHQHEWSLRCTSVTGNNTSVLNSRRVHRLGSPGSSTGTTGTPASQRAHFSLHKSLDFFIRVTSKFPLVIVLLLLVMFAIPSCAAVLALYLLITILFGLPSFLVLYFAYPALEWLVKEITA, encoded by the exons ATGTGGAGATCTATTTCAAATGCCATCACAAGCTTTGGACAGAAGAAGGAATGTGGTGAGCCCAGTCGAGCTTGCCATGAATGCTCAGATGAAGATGATGCCTATTCTAATGTCAGCACCGAGGAAGGCCTTGAATGCCCAATATGCTGGGAGTCCTTTAACATTGTCGAAAATGTCCCTTATGTCTTGTGGTGCGGTCACACACTTTGCAAGAACTGTCTATTGGGACTTAAGCCAGCTTCTTGGAAGTTCTCCACTCAACag GTCCAGATTCCATTATTCATTTCCTGTCCATGGTGCAATATGCTGACATTTCGGTTGCCGTTCAACGGGAATCTCAAATTTCCTAGCAAGAATTTCTTCCTCCTCTGGATGGTGGAAAGCAGAAACGGCGACAGGGTGAAGTCTCCATCTTCCATATGTAGGGATCATCAACATGAGTGGTCCCTAAGGTGCACTTCAGTTACGGGGAACAACACCTCCGTCCTGAACAGCAGGAGGGTACATCGTCTAGGATCTCCAGGGTCTAGCACCGGTACTACTGGTACCCCTGCATCACAGAGGgcacacttttctcttcacaagTCCCTCGATTTCTTTATCCGCGTTACATCCAAGTTTCCATTAGTTATCGTGCTTCTTCTACTTGTTATGTTCGCGATACCTTCCTGTGCAGCCGTCCTAGCACTCTACTTACTGATCACAATTCTCTTTGGACTTCCATCTTTCCTAGTATTGTACTTTGCCTATCCTGCTTTAGAGTGGCTGGTTAAAGAGATCACAGCTTGA